Proteins encoded by one window of Streptococcus suis S735:
- a CDS encoding DUF2974 domain-containing protein, with product MPNLLTYLEETQYDNFYDKPINKLDILALTELSYLPFDNLVPYSFTENGVRLDRLAAAFEETYKNNFPPFSMVTKNRLALLGLLSKSKRFKSIKAFGFVDDYQLEQEKQFSAISYRIDRKTIVTCFRGTDDTIIGWKEDFHMTYMDEIPAQRAASGYLEKLMMQQGGHFYLAGHSKGGNLALYAACQQATDQQDRILAIYPFDSPGLHKKHLEAPSYQAIHQRIFPVIPQNSIVGMMLETPENAQIVQSNTLGILQHISFSWEVDGSDFKIAPALTSDSLQTDQALKTWTDSLTDDELRDFFDLFFGIFIKAGIERFSDITVNPLQKLQEIDRLRKEIAPEEAEMVDKLIRLLFDTRYQIWRDNISTSIPSPEISLPDWRKLFQRNTTENKEN from the coding sequence ATGCCGAATTTATTAACTTATCTTGAAGAAACTCAATACGATAATTTTTATGATAAACCTATCAATAAGCTAGATATTCTGGCTCTGACCGAACTTTCCTACCTCCCTTTTGATAATCTGGTCCCCTACTCTTTTACAGAAAATGGTGTACGACTTGATCGGTTGGCAGCGGCCTTTGAAGAGACCTACAAAAATAATTTCCCTCCCTTTTCTATGGTGACCAAAAACCGCCTAGCCTTACTAGGACTTCTATCCAAATCCAAACGCTTCAAATCTATCAAGGCATTTGGCTTCGTTGACGATTATCAGTTGGAACAGGAAAAGCAGTTTTCAGCAATCAGCTATCGCATTGACCGAAAAACGATTGTGACTTGCTTCAGAGGGACAGATGATACTATTATCGGTTGGAAGGAAGATTTCCACATGACCTATATGGATGAAATTCCTGCCCAACGTGCAGCGAGTGGCTACTTAGAAAAACTTATGATGCAGCAGGGGGGCCATTTTTATCTGGCCGGTCATTCGAAAGGTGGAAATTTAGCCCTCTATGCAGCATGCCAGCAAGCTACAGACCAACAGGATAGAATTCTAGCTATCTATCCCTTTGATTCACCTGGCTTACACAAAAAACACTTGGAAGCACCTAGTTACCAAGCTATTCACCAACGGATTTTCCCTGTCATTCCCCAGAATTCAATCGTCGGTATGATGTTAGAAACACCAGAAAATGCTCAGATTGTCCAGAGTAATACCCTCGGCATTCTACAACACATCAGTTTTTCTTGGGAGGTTGACGGAAGCGACTTCAAAATAGCCCCTGCCCTGACCAGCGATAGCCTACAAACAGACCAAGCCTTAAAAACTTGGACGGATAGTTTAACAGACGATGAATTACGAGACTTCTTCGATTTGTTTTTCGGCATCTTCATCAAAGCAGGAATTGAACGATTTAGCGACATCACGGTAAATCCCCTACAGAAATTACAGGAAATTGATCGACTGAGAAAAGAAATAGCTCCAGAAGAAGCCGAAATGGTAGACAAACTCATTCGGCTCCTCTTTGACACCCGCTACCAAATTTGGAGGGACAATATTAGCACTTCCATTCCAAGCCCTGAAATCTCTCTACCAGATTGGCGGAAACTTTTCCAAAGAAATACAACTGAAAATAAAGAAAACTAG
- a CDS encoding response regulator transcription factor has translation MQKILLIEDDKTISQLVAKNLINWGYQVQEVKDFQMVLEQMEEFQPHLILLDIGLPFFNGYYWCQEIRKTSRVPIMFLSSHDQPMDIVMAINMGADDYVTKPFEMTVLLAKIQGLLRRTYDFVGEQSLLWFEEISLDLKTMQVSYGQVVEELTRNEFQILRVLFEHGKEVVSREELMRELWNSDIFVDDNTLSVNIARLRKKLAELDLPDVIATKKGVGYGLVWTHE, from the coding sequence ATGCAGAAAATTCTTCTTATCGAGGATGATAAAACGATTAGCCAACTAGTTGCTAAAAACTTGATAAACTGGGGTTACCAGGTGCAAGAGGTCAAGGATTTTCAGATGGTTTTGGAACAGATGGAAGAGTTTCAGCCCCATTTGATTTTACTGGATATTGGTCTGCCGTTTTTCAATGGCTATTACTGGTGTCAGGAAATTCGCAAGACATCCCGTGTGCCCATTATGTTTCTGTCTTCCCATGACCAGCCAATGGATATTGTTATGGCGATCAATATGGGGGCGGATGACTATGTGACCAAGCCCTTTGAAATGACGGTTCTCCTGGCCAAAATACAGGGGCTTCTTAGAAGAACCTATGACTTTGTCGGAGAACAAAGTTTACTCTGGTTTGAGGAGATTTCCCTAGACCTAAAGACCATGCAGGTGTCCTATGGACAGGTTGTGGAAGAGCTGACGCGAAATGAATTTCAGATTTTACGCGTTTTATTTGAACATGGCAAGGAAGTGGTCAGCCGTGAGGAGCTGATGAGAGAACTCTGGAACAGTGATATTTTTGTGGATGACAATACCCTGTCGGTTAACATCGCTCGCCTGCGTAAGAAATTGGCAGAACTGGATCTGCCAGATGTGATTGCGACCAAGAAAGGAGTAGGCTACGGCCTGGTGTGGACACATGAATAA
- a CDS encoding aminotransferase, which translates to MKLPRFGVEEWLNVHENSAIYDIAGVSISSLTLEELFALSGTNPEDFYKKLQGTKLNYGWIEGSPAFKKSVSQLYTGVKPEQILQTNGATGANLLVLYGLIEPGDHVISLYPTYQQLYDIPKSLGAEVDLWQIEEEHGWLPDLEKLRQLIRPNTKMICINNANNPTGAVMDRAYLEELAEIASEVGAYILSDEVYRSFSELDVPSIIEVYDKGIAVNSLSKTYSLPGIRVGWVAANHQVTDILRDYRDYTMICAGVFDDLVAQLALAHYQEILERNRRILEENLAILDQWIEEEPLVSYIRPAVVSTSFVKIAVDMPMEDFCLQLLQEYGVLLVPGNRFDRDGYVRLGFACEQETLIKGLEKLSQFLRRFDKEN; encoded by the coding sequence ATGAAATTACCACGTTTTGGCGTTGAGGAATGGCTGAATGTCCATGAAAACAGCGCGATTTATGATATTGCAGGAGTGTCTATTTCTTCATTGACTTTGGAGGAACTATTTGCCTTGTCGGGCACCAATCCTGAGGATTTTTATAAGAAATTACAGGGCACCAAGCTCAACTATGGCTGGATAGAAGGTTCGCCAGCATTTAAAAAATCGGTTAGTCAACTCTATACAGGCGTCAAGCCAGAACAAATTCTCCAGACCAACGGGGCAACAGGGGCAAACTTGTTAGTTCTTTATGGTTTGATTGAGCCAGGAGACCATGTCATTTCCCTTTATCCGACCTACCAACAACTCTACGATATTCCAAAGTCTTTGGGAGCAGAAGTGGATTTGTGGCAGATTGAGGAAGAGCATGGATGGTTGCCAGACTTGGAAAAACTGCGTCAGCTCATTCGTCCTAACACTAAGATGATTTGCATCAACAATGCCAATAATCCAACCGGCGCTGTCATGGATAGGGCTTATTTGGAAGAATTGGCGGAAATTGCTAGTGAAGTTGGGGCTTACATCCTATCAGATGAAGTCTATCGTTCCTTTTCTGAGCTGGATGTGCCATCTATTATAGAAGTCTATGATAAAGGAATTGCTGTAAATAGCTTATCCAAGACCTATTCTCTGCCAGGTATTCGCGTGGGTTGGGTGGCCGCCAATCATCAAGTGACGGACATTCTGAGAGATTATCGGGATTACACTATGATTTGTGCAGGTGTCTTTGACGATCTGGTGGCTCAATTAGCTTTGGCCCATTATCAAGAAATTCTAGAACGAAATCGGCGCATTTTAGAAGAAAATTTAGCAATTTTGGACCAATGGATTGAGGAAGAACCCCTCGTTTCCTATATCCGTCCAGCGGTTGTTTCCACTAGCTTTGTCAAGATTGCAGTGGATATGCCTATGGAAGATTTTTGCTTGCAACTTCTGCAGGAATACGGTGTTCTTCTAGTTCCTGGCAATCGTTTTGATCGTGACGGCTATGTCCGTCTAGGTTTTGCCTGTGAACAAGAAACTCTAATCAAAGGATTAGAAAAATTATCTCAATTTTTAAGAAGATTTGATAAAGAAAACTAG
- a CDS encoding nuclear transport factor 2 family protein, which yields MSHQLDNAKNLYLRGIRDGKIKEVHENYMGASYTQHSTGVPDEKEGFTAFFEDFFKRNPKREISIVRAIEDGNFVFVHVHQKLNDGEAEWVTADIFRSDENGRIVEHWDVIDAYLKTIGQTDPIYADFELTDLDKTEDNKKIVRRFLVDVLQNGEIEKFEDYVAADLIQHNQEIAQGGAAYKDYLVESQVNYDFVFKVMGQGDYVVAYSKVWIAGQDYAHFDIYRLKDGKIVEHWDNKEVMPDKKDLTNLGKF from the coding sequence ATGTCACATCAATTAGATAACGCTAAAAATCTTTACCTTCGTGGCATTCGCGATGGCAAAATCAAGGAAGTTCATGAAAACTATATGGGAGCTAGCTATACCCAGCACAGTACGGGTGTGCCTGATGAGAAAGAGGGCTTTACGGCTTTCTTTGAGGACTTTTTCAAACGCAATCCCAAGCGGGAAATCAGCATTGTTCGTGCCATTGAGGACGGGAATTTCGTCTTTGTCCATGTCCACCAGAAACTCAATGACGGTGAGGCTGAGTGGGTGACGGCGGATATCTTCCGTTCAGATGAAAATGGTCGTATCGTTGAGCATTGGGATGTTATCGATGCCTATCTAAAAACCATTGGCCAAACAGACCCGATTTACGCAGACTTTGAGCTGACTGACCTAGATAAGACTGAGGACAACAAGAAAATCGTCCGTCGTTTCTTGGTCGATGTCCTTCAAAATGGCGAAATCGAGAAGTTTGAGGACTATGTGGCAGCTGATCTGATTCAGCACAACCAAGAAATCGCTCAAGGCGGTGCAGCCTATAAGGACTATCTGGTAGAGAGTCAAGTCAACTACGACTTTGTTTTCAAGGTGATGGGACAGGGTGATTATGTGGTGGCTTATTCGAAAGTCTGGATTGCAGGTCAGGACTATGCCCACTTTGACATCTACCGCCTCAAAGACGGAAAGATTGTCGAGCACTGGGACAACAAGGAAGTCATGCCAGACAAAAAAGACTTGACGAATTTAGGGAAGTTTTAA